CCGTCGAGAACATCGACGACATCGTCGCCGCCTTCGACGGCATCATGGTCGCCCGGGGCGACCTCGGCGTCGAAATGCCCCTGGAACAGGTCCCGATCGTCCAGAAGCGCGCCGTCAAACTCGCCAAGCGCAACGCCAAACCCGTCATCGTCGCGACCCAGATGCTCGACTCGATGATCGACAACTCCCGCCCCACCCGCGCCGAGGCCTCCGACGTCGCCAACGCCGTCATCGACGGCACCGACGCCGTGATGCTCTCCGGCGAGACCAGCGTCGGCAAGTACCCCGTCGAGACCGTCCGCACCATGTCCCGCATCGTGCAGGCCGCCGAAGAGGACATCCTCGCCAAGGGCCTGCCGCCCCTGACCGACCGCAACAAACCCCGCACCCAGGGCGGAGCCGTCGCCCGCGCCGCCGCCGAGATGGGCGACTTCCTCGACGCCAAGTTCCTCGTCGCCTTCACCCAGAGCGGCGACACCGTCCGCCGGCTCTCCCGCTACCGGTCCCCGATCCCGCTCCTCGCCTTCACCCCGGACCAGGCCACCCGCTCCCAGCTCAACCTCACCTGGGGCGTGCAGACCTTCCTCGGACCCCACGTCGACTCCACCGACGCCATGGTCGCCCAGGTCGAGGAAGAACTCCTGCGCATCGGGCGCTGCGTCCCCGGCGACGTGGTCGTGATCACCGCCGGCTCGCCCCCCGGCGTCACCGGCTCGACCAACCTCGTCCGCATCCACCACATCGGCGACGCCGTACGCTGACGGCCGCCCCGCCACCGCGTCGGGCACCCGCCCGACGCGGCACCGGAGACGACCGGTACGGCCCTACCAGCCGAACCGCCGGTCGACCACCGCGGCGAACTCCTCGAAGCTCAGCACCGCGTCCCCGTTCTGGTCCGCCGCGTCGAACAGCGCCGACGAGTCGTCCACGTCCCCCACGCCCCAGAACGGCAGGTCCCCGCGCGCGGCCAGCGTCGGCCCCTTCGAGCGCAGCGCCGAGATCACCTCCACGCGGGTCAGCTCCCCGTCCTGGTCCAGATCGAGCGCCTCGAACAGCTTCCGGGCCTTCTCACTCATCACGCCGTCCCCTCGTCACGCATGCCGTGACCCCAACGTACGCCGAGCCCCTACAGCCGCGGTATACGAAGCCGACGGACCGTCCGGGGCCGCCCGCCCGGCTCCCCACCGCCCCGCGACGCCCTAGCCGGCGGTGACCTTCGCGGCGAAGGCGTCCAGGTTGCCCGCCATCCGCTCCAGCCGCTCCTCCAGGGTCAGCGACTCCTCGTACCGCGCCGTCCGCAGCTTCGGTTGGCGCCTGCCGCGCACGTACAGCGGGCAGGCCAGGTCGGCGCAGATGTACGTGCCCACCGTGTTCCCCTCCCGCCCCCGCGCCCCCGCCAGCGGGGCCGCGAACAGGGTCACCCCGGAGGAGGCGTGCCCGGTCAGGCAGATCTGGCACAGGCTGGACTTCACGGCACTGGTCCGCCCCACGGACGGCACCCGCAGGGAGATCCCCACCGGCCCCTGCTCCCGGGGCAGCACCAGATGCGCCCGCAGGGGCGCCCCCGGATCCACCCACCCCAGGAAGTCCAGCTCCGGCCAGGGGAGTTCGGCGAAATCGAGCGGCAGTCGCAGCCGCGCCGCCTCGCCCTTGGTGCAGTTCACGAAGGACGAGCGGATCTGTTTCTCACTGAGCGGTTCCACGGGCGTCGACTCTACGTCGGCCCCGCCCGCCCCCGCACCCGGATATCCCGCCGCCCCTAGTGCTTCGGCCCGA
Above is a window of Streptomyces subrutilus DNA encoding:
- the pyk gene encoding pyruvate kinase, producing MRRAKIVCTLGPATDSYDQIKALVEAGMDVARLNLSHGTYAEHEERFQRVRKASDETGRSVGILADLQGPKIRLGRFREGPVLLERGDEFTITVEDLEGDRHTCGTTYKGLAADVTTGERILVDDGRVTLEVTAVDGPRVRTTVIEGGMVSDHKGLNLPGVSVSVPALSEKDIDDLRWALRTGADVIALSFVRSGRDIDDVHRIMDEEGHRLPVIAKIEKPQAVENIDDIVAAFDGIMVARGDLGVEMPLEQVPIVQKRAVKLAKRNAKPVIVATQMLDSMIDNSRPTRAEASDVANAVIDGTDAVMLSGETSVGKYPVETVRTMSRIVQAAEEDILAKGLPPLTDRNKPRTQGGAVARAAAEMGDFLDAKFLVAFTQSGDTVRRLSRYRSPIPLLAFTPDQATRSQLNLTWGVQTFLGPHVDSTDAMVAQVEEELLRIGRCVPGDVVVITAGSPPGVTGSTNLVRIHHIGDAVR
- a CDS encoding EF-hand domain-containing protein, whose product is MSEKARKLFEALDLDQDGELTRVEVISALRSKGPTLAARGDLPFWGVGDVDDSSALFDAADQNGDAVLSFEEFAAVVDRRFGW
- a CDS encoding FBP domain-containing protein encodes the protein MEPLSEKQIRSSFVNCTKGEAARLRLPLDFAELPWPELDFLGWVDPGAPLRAHLVLPREQGPVGISLRVPSVGRTSAVKSSLCQICLTGHASSGVTLFAAPLAGARGREGNTVGTYICADLACPLYVRGRRQPKLRTARYEESLTLEERLERMAGNLDAFAAKVTAG